A genome region from Ligilactobacillus cholophilus includes the following:
- a CDS encoding hydroxymethylglutaryl-CoA synthase, which yields MNIGIDKIGFFTPHLYLDMKDLAEARNVDPNKYLIGIGQSKMAVIPPTQDVVSMAANAADKILTEEDKEQIDMILFATESGVDNSKSGAVYIQRLLGFKKQVRVVELKQACYAATAAIHFAHGHIAMNPDSKVLVIGADNARYGLGTKGEVTQGGGAVAMLISRNPRILSVQDDGTYWADDVMDFWRPLTHDEALVDGKYSTNVYLDFFKHVFEEYQAKTGFDISKFDAMCFHLPYTKEGFKALKIAIENADAEVATKLTREFENVRRYSNQIGNLYTGSLYLGFLSLLENATDLKPGMRIGMYSYGSGAQGEFYSGLLRPGFDKYIEHQAFQKTLDARKRLTVDEYEKIYNSRIKDEKTRKLDISSDPAKFVFAGVEDYQRQYVVR from the coding sequence ATGAATATTGGTATTGATAAAATTGGTTTTTTTACTCCACATTTATATTTAGACATGAAAGATCTAGCCGAGGCTAGAAATGTTGACCCAAATAAATATTTAATCGGAATCGGTCAAAGTAAAATGGCTGTCATTCCTCCTACACAAGATGTAGTATCAATGGCCGCAAATGCTGCAGATAAAATTTTAACAGAAGAAGATAAAGAACAAATCGACATGATTTTATTTGCTACTGAATCTGGAGTAGATAATTCTAAATCAGGCGCTGTATATATTCAACGATTATTAGGATTTAAAAAACAGGTAAGAGTAGTAGAACTCAAGCAAGCATGTTACGCAGCAACGGCAGCAATTCACTTTGCACATGGTCATATTGCAATGAATCCAGATTCTAAAGTTTTAGTTATTGGAGCAGATAATGCACGTTATGGTCTTGGTACAAAAGGCGAAGTAACTCAAGGTGGTGGTGCGGTTGCAATGTTAATTAGTCGCAATCCACGTATTTTATCTGTACAAGACGATGGAACATACTGGGCTGATGATGTCATGGACTTTTGGCGTCCACTTACACATGATGAAGCTTTAGTAGATGGCAAGTATTCAACAAATGTTTATCTTGATTTCTTTAAACATGTTTTTGAAGAATATCAAGCTAAGACAGGTTTTGATATTTCTAAATTTGATGCAATGTGTTTCCATTTGCCATATACAAAAGAAGGATTTAAAGCTTTAAAAATAGCAATAGAAAATGCAGATGCAGAGGTAGCAACTAAATTAACAAGAGAATTTGAAAATGTACGTCGTTATAGTAATCAAATTGGTAACTTATACACAGGTTCACTTTATCTAGGTTTCTTATCATTATTAGAAAATGCAACAGATTTAAAACCAGGGATGAGAATCGGAATGTATAGTTATGGTTCTGGTGCACAAGGCGAATTCTATTCTGGATTACTACGACCAGGTTTTGATAAATACATTGAACATCAAGCCTTCCAAAAAACTTTGGATGCTCGGAAACGACTCACTGTTGATGAATATGAAAAAATTTATAATTCAAGAATTAAAGATGAAAAAACACGTAAATTAGATATTAGTTCAGATCCAGCTAAATTTGTATTTGCTGGTGTAGAAGATTATCAACGACAATACGTTGTACGTTAA
- a CDS encoding ribosomal-processing cysteine protease Prp yields the protein MIQAQISYYQDKISGFKLSGHAGSGEYGHDIVCAAVSALAINTVNSLEKLADSNPVIESDEGSGFLNVKLPIDQIQHPKVQLLLESFKLGLLDIENSYDKYIEIK from the coding sequence TTGATTCAAGCACAAATTAGCTACTATCAAGATAAAATTAGCGGATTTAAATTATCAGGTCATGCAGGATCAGGAGAATATGGACATGATATTGTTTGTGCTGCTGTTTCTGCTTTGGCAATTAATACAGTCAATAGTTTGGAAAAGTTGGCAGATTCAAATCCAGTTATTGAATCGGATGAAGGATCTGGATTTTTAAATGTTAAACTTCCAATTGACCAAATTCAACATCCAAAAGTTCAACTTTTACTTGAAAGTTTTAAGTTAGGCTTATTAGATATTGAAAATAGTTATGATAAATACATCGAAATAAAATAA
- a CDS encoding TlyA family RNA methyltransferase, with the protein MKKERIDVLLVQQGLFSSREQAKRAVMAGEILGENEERLDKPGMKISPEIKLHFKGTKMPYVSRGGLKLEKALKVFKLSVKDKIVLDIGSSTGGFTDVSLQNGAKKVYALDVGTNQLVWKLRQDERVVVMENTNFRYSKLEDFNEGQPEFATTDVSFISLKLILPPLHSILKTNGDLVVLIKPQFEAGREKVGKHGIIHDEKVHQEVINEIVNFSVENGYDVCNLDFSPITGGHGNIEFLVHLKKVSGLGEIYSNINIDEVVKRAHATLQNQ; encoded by the coding sequence ATGAAAAAAGAAAGAATTGATGTATTGCTAGTTCAACAAGGATTATTTTCAAGTCGTGAACAGGCAAAAAGAGCCGTAATGGCTGGTGAGATTTTAGGTGAAAATGAAGAACGATTAGATAAACCTGGTATGAAAATCTCTCCTGAAATTAAATTACATTTTAAGGGAACTAAGATGCCATATGTTAGTCGTGGTGGATTAAAACTTGAAAAGGCACTAAAGGTATTTAAATTATCAGTTAAAGATAAAATTGTATTAGATATCGGTTCATCAACTGGTGGATTTACAGATGTCTCTTTGCAAAATGGAGCAAAAAAAGTTTATGCATTAGATGTTGGAACTAATCAATTAGTCTGGAAGTTAAGACAAGATGAACGAGTTGTAGTAATGGAAAATACTAATTTTCGTTACAGCAAGTTAGAGGACTTTAATGAAGGACAACCGGAATTTGCAACTACAGATGTTTCTTTTATTTCATTGAAATTAATTTTGCCACCTCTTCATTCTATTTTAAAAACAAATGGAGATTTAGTTGTACTTATTAAACCTCAATTTGAAGCTGGACGTGAGAAAGTTGGAAAACATGGTATTATACATGATGAAAAAGTTCATCAAGAAGTAATAAATGAAATTGTTAATTTTTCAGTTGAAAATGGTTATGATGTATGTAATTTAGATTTTTCACCAATTACAGGTGGACATGGAAATATTGAATTTCTAGTTCATTTAAAGAAAGTTAGCGGTTTAGGCGAAATTTATTCAAATATTAATATAGATGAAGTTGTAAAACGTGCACATGCCACATTACAAAATCAATAG
- the efp gene encoding elongation factor P: MISVNDFKNGLTIEVDGELWRVVEFQHVKPGKGSAFVRSKLKNLRTGAVQEKTFRAGEKVNQAQIDRKEMQYLYADGDNYVFMDTNTYEQLELNKTQIEDEIKYLKENMSVKVVMFGSETLGVELPNTVDLVVAETEPNIKGDTSSGGSKPATMETGLVVQVPFFINEGETLTINTADGTYISRA, encoded by the coding sequence ATGATTTCTGTAAATGATTTTAAAAACGGATTAACTATTGAGGTAGACGGCGAATTATGGCGTGTTGTTGAATTTCAACATGTTAAACCAGGTAAAGGTTCTGCCTTCGTTCGTTCTAAATTAAAAAATTTACGTACAGGTGCTGTTCAAGAAAAGACTTTCCGTGCAGGTGAAAAAGTAAATCAAGCACAAATCGATCGTAAAGAAATGCAATACTTATATGCAGATGGCGACAACTATGTATTTATGGATACAAATACATATGAACAACTTGAATTAAACAAAACACAAATCGAAGATGAAATTAAATATTTAAAAGAAAATATGTCAGTTAAAGTTGTAATGTTTGGTTCAGAAACATTAGGTGTTGAATTACCTAATACTGTTGATTTAGTAGTTGCTGAAACTGAACCAAATATTAAAGGTGATACATCATCAGGTGGTAGTAAACCAGCAACAATGGAAACTGGTTTAGTTGTTCAAGTTCCATTCTTTATTAATGAAGGTGAAACATTGACTATTAATACAGCAGATGGAACATATATTTCACGTGCATAG
- the folD gene encoding bifunctional methylenetetrahydrofolate dehydrogenase/methenyltetrahydrofolate cyclohydrolase FolD, producing MIFVTTKLDGKKLAIKIREDLKKRVENLKKNGIKPCLAVILVGEDPASKVYIRNKKKAAEKVGMETFDKLLPETTTEEELIKLIKKLNNDPKIHGILVQLPLPKTINEQHVMQAIDPAKDADGFHPMNIGKLFMNQAQLIPCTPHGIMKLISEYNIDLTGKNVVIVGRSQIVGMPLIALMMNANATVTVTHSYTQDLVNKTKNADVVITAIGKTEYFDESYFNENAIVVDVGTNRNSEGKLVGDVNYDSVNGKVAYLSPVPGGVGPMTITMLLEQTIQIAERSIK from the coding sequence ATGATTTTTGTGACAACGAAACTAGATGGAAAAAAGCTAGCAATTAAAATAAGGGAAGATTTAAAAAAAAGGGTTGAAAATTTAAAAAAGAATGGAATTAAACCATGTTTAGCAGTGATTTTGGTAGGGGAAGATCCTGCAAGTAAAGTATATATTAGAAATAAAAAAAAGGCAGCGGAAAAAGTCGGAATGGAAACATTTGATAAGTTACTTCCAGAAACAACAACTGAAGAAGAGTTAATTAAATTAATTAAGAAATTAAATAATGATCCAAAAATTCATGGAATATTGGTTCAACTACCATTACCTAAAACTATTAATGAACAACATGTAATGCAGGCTATTGATCCTGCAAAGGATGCAGATGGTTTTCATCCAATGAATATTGGCAAATTATTTATGAATCAAGCTCAATTAATACCATGTACACCACATGGTATTATGAAACTTATTTCAGAATATAATATTGATTTAACTGGAAAAAATGTTGTTATTGTAGGAAGAAGTCAAATCGTGGGTATGCCACTTATTGCTTTAATGATGAATGCCAATGCGACAGTGACTGTTACTCATAGTTATACACAAGATCTTGTAAATAAGACCAAAAATGCAGATGTTGTTATTACAGCTATTGGTAAAACAGAATATTTTGATGAAAGTTATTTTAATGAAAATGCAATTGTAGTTGACGTAGGAACTAATCGAAACAGTGAAGGTAAATTAGTAGGGGATGTTAACTATGATTCTGTAAATGGTAAAGTAGCTTATCTTTCCCCAGTACCTGGTGGAGTTGGTCCTATGACAATTACAATGTTATTGGAACAGACGATTCAAATTGCAGAAAGAAGTATCAAATAG
- a CDS encoding exodeoxyribonuclease VII small subunit translates to MENKKMSFEEQMDELEKIVNQLEQGDVPLEQALDQFQKGMEISKKLQNTLDNAQKTLTHVIDNDENEELFEKEDLDEK, encoded by the coding sequence ATGGAAAATAAAAAAATGAGTTTTGAAGAACAAATGGATGAATTAGAAAAAATTGTTAATCAATTAGAACAAGGCGATGTTCCATTAGAACAAGCTTTAGATCAGTTTCAAAAGGGAATGGAAATAAGTAAAAAATTACAAAATACATTGGATAATGCTCAAAAAACATTAACTCATGTAATTGATAATGATGAAAATGAAGAATTATTTGAAAAAGAGGATTTAGATGAAAAATAA
- a CDS encoding M24 family metallopeptidase, with protein MEINNRINKLRKYLKEFSLDGFLVTNQTNIKYLTNFTGDDGIVLVTFESVYLISDQRFKIELNNLKDIQPIISNEYLKATCDIISKDHLIAVGFEDSIEFSMYDYLDENATSDIVSISNLIESLRSIKSNNEIQKIKKANLIAKKAFDFFIDKIDYQTERSLAIDLDYFLKKNGADKPSFDTIIASGSNTVLPHSTISNRKINHNDLVMLDFGYFVNDYTFDITRTISLGKQNKEIKKVYNVVLDALNETTKLVRSGLPANLLYERAKKILKSNNLDQYFTHGIGHGIGLSIHELPNLNSFDELISGQIITIEPGVYIPGLGGIRIENDILVTENGYENLTPISTEFIEL; from the coding sequence ATGGAAATAAATAATAGAATTAATAAATTAAGAAAATATTTAAAAGAATTTTCTTTAGATGGCTTTTTAGTTACTAACCAAACAAATATTAAATACTTAACAAATTTTACTGGTGACGATGGGATTGTATTAGTAACTTTTGAAAGTGTATATTTAATTAGTGATCAAAGATTTAAAATTGAATTAAATAATCTCAAAGATATTCAACCTATAATTTCTAATGAATATTTGAAGGCTACATGTGATATTATTTCAAAAGATCATTTGATTGCAGTAGGATTTGAAGATTCTATCGAATTTAGCATGTATGATTATTTAGATGAAAATGCTACTTCAGATATTGTTTCGATTTCAAATTTAATAGAGTCATTGCGATCGATCAAATCAAATAATGAGATTCAAAAAATAAAAAAAGCAAATTTAATTGCTAAAAAAGCATTTGACTTTTTTATTGATAAAATTGATTATCAAACAGAAAGAAGTTTAGCAATTGATTTGGATTATTTTTTAAAGAAAAATGGTGCAGATAAACCTTCATTTGATACAATTATTGCAAGTGGAAGTAATACTGTATTACCACATAGTACTATTTCAAATAGGAAAATTAACCATAATGATTTAGTAATGCTAGATTTTGGATATTTTGTTAACGATTATACATTTGATATTACTAGAACAATTAGTTTGGGAAAACAAAATAAAGAAATTAAAAAAGTATACAACGTTGTTTTAGATGCCCTAAATGAAACAACAAAATTAGTTCGTAGTGGATTGCCAGCAAATTTGCTTTATGAACGCGCAAAAAAAATATTAAAGAGCAATAATTTAGATCAATATTTTACGCATGGAATTGGCCATGGTATTGGGTTATCAATTCATGAACTTCCCAATTTGAATAGTTTTGATGAATTGATTTCAGGACAAATTATTACAATTGAACCTGGGGTATATATTCCAGGTTTAGGTGGAATTAGAATTGAAAATGATATTTTAGTTACTGAAAATGGATATGAAAATTTAACACCAATTTCTACTGAATTCATAGAGCTTTAG
- the xseA gene encoding exodeoxyribonuclease VII large subunit — MQHDQYLTVTALTKYISKKFTYDPYLDKVYLIGEISNFRLRPRHQYFSLKDKNAKIEAVMFQSNFKRIKFQPEEGMKVLVTGKIEVYEQTGKYQINIETMQPDGVGALYKAYEQLKEKLTQEGLFSKPKRELAKFPKRIAVITSPSGAVIRDIITTTRRRYPIVQLVLFPAEVQGEYAKDSLVKRLKEVNKLANFDTIIIGRGGGSIEDLWPFNEEEVARAIANSKIPVISSVGHETDTTLADLAADVRAATPTAAAELATPVLSEVLVKLKDSQVRLAGSMQRIIKNKSNQLTKLKNSFIFTQPERLYDGYVQRLDLAETRLINKIETIFHQNQNRLLMEKNKLEHVSPINRIEKLNVLLDSSKKQLVTLTNNIIKEKISEFKKKEKALELLDPSQIMDRGYSYVTAIKNDAVIKNVDDLSDNEELNLHFKDGVAQVKVLRIRRD, encoded by the coding sequence ATGCAACATGATCAATATTTGACAGTTACCGCATTAACAAAATATATTAGTAAAAAGTTTACGTATGATCCATACCTAGATAAGGTATATCTGATTGGTGAAATTTCAAACTTTCGTTTAAGACCTCGTCATCAATATTTTAGCTTAAAAGATAAAAATGCAAAGATTGAAGCAGTTATGTTTCAATCAAATTTCAAACGCATTAAATTTCAACCTGAAGAGGGAATGAAAGTTCTTGTTACTGGAAAAATTGAAGTTTATGAGCAAACTGGAAAATATCAAATCAATATTGAAACGATGCAGCCGGATGGAGTTGGTGCTTTATATAAAGCTTATGAGCAATTAAAAGAAAAACTAACTCAAGAAGGACTATTTAGCAAACCAAAGAGAGAGTTAGCTAAATTTCCTAAAAGAATTGCAGTAATTACTAGTCCATCTGGTGCTGTAATACGAGATATTATAACAACTACTCGAAGGAGATACCCTATTGTACAATTAGTCTTATTTCCAGCTGAAGTTCAAGGAGAATATGCGAAAGATTCACTTGTAAAGAGATTAAAAGAAGTTAATAAACTTGCAAATTTTGATACAATTATTATTGGTCGAGGTGGTGGATCTATTGAGGATCTCTGGCCATTTAATGAAGAAGAAGTTGCTCGAGCAATTGCTAACAGTAAAATTCCTGTTATTTCATCAGTAGGTCATGAAACAGACACTACATTAGCTGATTTAGCAGCAGATGTTAGAGCAGCAACTCCAACTGCAGCAGCAGAATTGGCAACTCCAGTATTATCAGAGGTACTTGTAAAGTTAAAAGATTCACAAGTTCGTTTAGCAGGATCTATGCAACGAATAATTAAAAATAAATCAAATCAATTAACGAAATTAAAGAATTCATTTATTTTTACTCAGCCTGAACGATTATATGATGGTTATGTTCAAAGACTAGATTTAGCAGAAACAAGATTGATTAATAAAATTGAAACTATTTTCCATCAGAATCAAAATCGCTTATTGATGGAGAAAAATAAGTTAGAACATGTATCACCAATTAATAGAATTGAAAAGTTAAATGTATTATTAGATTCTAGCAAAAAACAACTTGTTACTTTAACTAATAATATTATTAAAGAAAAAATTTCAGAATTTAAGAAAAAAGAAAAGGCTCTTGAATTGTTAGATCCATCACAAATTATGGATCGTGGATATTCTTATGTTACAGCTATTAAAAATGACGCAGTAATTAAGAATGTAGATGATTTAAGTGATAATGAAGAGTTAAATTTACATTTTAAAGATGGAGTTGCACAGGTTAAAGTGCTTAGAATTAGAAGGGATTAA
- a CDS encoding polyprenyl synthetase family protein — translation MKNNLLNNFIDNVNPQLNNFLDDYLKSLNCYSVLNEAMRYSVDAGGKRIRPILILAIVKSLKNEINKDDIKVASSLELIHTYSLIHDDLPEMDNDDLRRGKPTNHKVFGQAMAVLAGDALLTTAFECICNTRLNNDLKIKLISGLSKAAGPEGMINGQVGDIQGEKQEYNLSQLRKVHLGKTAALLKYACYAGSLLGNANQKQEKILVDFGEKFGLAFQIYDDILDVIGNKEQLGKNVHKDNSENKNTYPILLGLDGAKKCLNKLIGEMSRNLNELSKNNFDIELLMGFLEYFKY, via the coding sequence ATGAAAAATAATTTATTAAATAATTTTATTGATAACGTAAATCCTCAATTAAATAATTTTTTAGATGACTATTTAAAAAGTTTGAATTGTTATTCTGTTTTAAATGAAGCAATGCGATATTCTGTAGATGCAGGCGGAAAACGTATACGACCTATTTTAATTTTAGCTATTGTTAAAAGTTTAAAAAACGAAATTAATAAAGATGATATTAAGGTTGCTTCTAGTCTTGAATTAATACATACTTATTCTTTAATTCATGACGATTTACCTGAAATGGATAATGATGACTTAAGACGAGGTAAACCAACAAATCATAAAGTTTTTGGACAAGCAATGGCTGTTCTTGCTGGTGATGCATTATTAACAACTGCATTTGAATGTATCTGTAATACACGATTAAACAATGATTTAAAAATAAAATTAATTAGTGGATTAAGTAAAGCTGCGGGTCCGGAAGGAATGATTAATGGACAAGTAGGAGATATACAGGGAGAAAAACAAGAATATAATTTATCTCAATTAAGAAAAGTCCATTTAGGTAAAACAGCTGCATTACTTAAATATGCTTGTTATGCTGGATCTCTATTAGGAAATGCAAATCAGAAACAAGAAAAAATATTAGTTGATTTTGGCGAGAAATTCGGACTTGCTTTTCAAATATATGATGATATTTTAGATGTAATTGGAAATAAAGAACAACTCGGCAAAAATGTACATAAAGATAATTCTGAAAATAAAAATACATATCCTATTTTATTAGGCCTGGATGGCGCTAAAAAATGTTTAAATAAACTAATAGGTGAAATGTCAAGAAATCTAAATGAATTATCAAAGAATAATTTTGATATAGAATTATTAATGGGATTTTTAGAATATTTTAAATATTAA
- the rplU gene encoding 50S ribosomal protein L21: MYAIIKTGGKQLKVEKGQAIYVEKLDVKAGDKVTFDEVVLVGGEKTVIGTPLVEGATVTGTVEKQGRAKKVVTFKYKPKKHQHTKQGHRQPYTKVVIDEINA, translated from the coding sequence ATGTACGCAATCATTAAAACTGGTGGCAAGCAATTAAAAGTTGAAAAAGGTCAAGCTATTTACGTTGAAAAATTAGACGTTAAAGCAGGTGACAAAGTAACTTTTGATGAAGTTGTATTAGTTGGTGGCGAAAAAACTGTAATCGGTACACCATTAGTTGAAGGTGCAACAGTTACAGGTACAGTTGAAAAACAAGGCCGTGCTAAGAAAGTTGTTACATTTAAGTACAAGCCTAAGAAACACCAACACACAAAACAAGGTCATCGTCAACCATATACAAAGGTTGTTATTGACGAAATTAATGCATAA
- a CDS encoding acylphosphatase, protein MEVYGLVQGVGFRFSTKQLADSLGIKGIVMNRNDGSVYIEAEGTPLLLQEFIDKVKLSPSPSGHVDHYIIKEISQKNYSDFSIVYE, encoded by the coding sequence ATGGAAGTGTATGGTTTAGTTCAAGGTGTAGGATTCAGATTTTCAACAAAACAATTAGCTGATTCATTAGGTATCAAAGGTATTGTAATGAATCGCAATGATGGCTCTGTTTATATTGAAGCGGAGGGTACTCCTTTACTTCTGCAAGAGTTTATCGATAAAGTAAAACTCTCTCCATCTCCAAGTGGACATGTTGATCATTATATTATTAAAGAAATTTCGCAAAAAAATTACTCTGATTTTTCAATTGTTTATGAATAA
- the rpmA gene encoding 50S ribosomal protein L27 has product MLMNLQFFAHKKGGGSTANGRDSKAKRLGAKSADGQVVKGGSIIYRQRGTHIYPGTNVGMGGDNTLFAKVEGVVRYERKGRDKRQVSVYPVAD; this is encoded by the coding sequence ATGTTAATGAACTTACAATTCTTCGCTCATAAAAAGGGTGGTGGTTCAACTGCTAACGGTCGTGACTCAAAGGCTAAGCGTTTAGGCGCAAAGAGTGCTGATGGTCAAGTTGTTAAGGGCGGTTCAATCATCTACCGCCAACGTGGTACACACATTTATCCAGGTACAAATGTTGGTATGGGTGGCGACAACACATTATTTGCTAAAGTTGAAGGTGTTGTTCGTTATGAACGCAAAGGACGTGACAAGCGTCAAGTATCTGTATACCCTGTTGCAGATTAA
- the nusB gene encoding transcription antitermination factor NusB has product MSITRHQIRELAFQTLFAVNSNPDADKQFVVDSLLEENKVKKQPEYLLMLVNGVLEQQNQLDDLISSKLNSKWTLSRLNKTDLIILRLGLYEIKFVQDVPNKVALNEALQLAKEFSDEKERSFINGVLSNFV; this is encoded by the coding sequence GTGAGTATTACAAGACATCAAATTAGAGAATTAGCATTTCAAACTTTGTTTGCAGTTAATAGCAATCCAGATGCTGATAAACAATTTGTGGTTGATTCACTTTTGGAAGAAAATAAAGTAAAAAAGCAACCTGAATATTTACTCATGCTTGTAAATGGTGTATTGGAGCAACAAAATCAATTAGATGATTTAATTTCAAGTAAACTTAATTCTAAATGGACGTTAAGTCGTTTAAATAAGACAGATTTAATTATTTTACGTCTTGGTTTATATGAAATTAAATTTGTTCAAGATGTACCTAATAAAGTTGCTTTAAATGAAGCTTTGCAATTAGCAAAGGAATTTAGTGATGAAAAAGAACGTAGTTTTATAAATGGCGTTTTATCGAATTTTGTCTAA
- a CDS encoding Asp23/Gls24 family envelope stress response protein codes for MTEDNNIILASQEPGLGEIKIAPEVVEVIIGIAASQVDGVYSMRGSLANSVSKLFGKEDRSKGVKLDQKDSELKVDVYALLNYGVSVPKVACEIQEKVKQQVLFMTGLKLDIVDVHVQGIVPEKQESAIDPNNPFAEEDGEE; via the coding sequence ATGACTGAAGATAATAATATTATTTTAGCAAGTCAAGAACCTGGTTTAGGAGAAATCAAGATTGCACCGGAAGTTGTTGAAGTCATTATTGGAATTGCGGCCAGTCAAGTTGATGGAGTTTATTCAATGCGAGGTTCTTTAGCCAATAGTGTATCAAAATTATTCGGTAAAGAAGATCGAAGCAAAGGGGTAAAATTAGATCAAAAGGATTCTGAATTAAAAGTAGATGTTTACGCTCTATTAAATTATGGAGTTTCAGTACCTAAAGTTGCTTGTGAGATTCAAGAAAAAGTAAAACAACAAGTACTTTTTATGACTGGGTTAAAATTAGATATTGTTGATGTTCATGTTCAAGGAATTGTTCCTGAAAAACAGGAATCAGCAATTGATCCAAATAATCCTTTTGCCGAAGAAGATGGTGAAGAATAG
- a CDS encoding exonuclease SbcC, whose protein sequence is MTNDNQFTLSDHDKATETLTQAVTGKIQYLQTLDDAVKKQDDRHVYELIDAQRYAEEILQAHESINNFGNEKLVEDIKPQISDFLSKKLIDYLNETYPFFYFEETVPGNFQFYFGNWWGRRLFGTFDVLNVKFHFDKNEYDKLSKAFELEFENKRLNSDAIERLSKENEQLQNLIDSQDERDQQKEELRAQIKEITQEKVMPWESSKQKESKQRLIDKLSHLTELDEKANSAYRTIRDNEETILALSKEDTLIGYEKQSIVSKFGTFENFEAKNETLYRDYIANLIASKE, encoded by the coding sequence ATGACAAATGATAATCAATTTACTTTATCAGATCATGATAAAGCAACAGAAACATTAACGCAGGCAGTAACTGGAAAAATCCAGTATTTACAAACACTTGATGATGCTGTAAAAAAACAAGATGATCGTCATGTTTACGAATTAATTGATGCTCAGCGTTATGCAGAAGAAATTTTACAAGCACATGAAAGTATTAACAATTTTGGAAATGAAAAATTAGTTGAGGATATTAAACCACAAATCAGTGATTTTTTAAGTAAAAAATTAATTGATTATTTAAATGAAACATATCCATTTTTCTATTTTGAAGAAACTGTTCCAGGAAACTTTCAATTTTATTTTGGAAATTGGTGGGGCAGAAGATTATTTGGAACTTTTGATGTGTTAAATGTTAAATTTCATTTTGACAAAAATGAGTATGATAAATTATCTAAAGCATTTGAACTTGAATTTGAAAATAAGAGATTGAATAGTGATGCAATTGAACGGCTATCAAAGGAAAATGAACAATTGCAAAATTTAATTGATTCACAAGACGAACGCGATCAACAAAAAGAAGAGTTGCGTGCACAAATTAAAGAAATTACACAAGAAAAAGTTATGCCATGGGAAAGTTCAAAGCAAAAAGAATCTAAACAAAGATTGATAGATAAGTTAAGTCATCTTACAGAATTAGATGAAAAAGCAAATAGTGCATATCGAACAATTAGAGATAATGAAGAAACTATTTTAGCTTTATCTAAGGAAGATACATTGATTGGTTATGAAAAGCAAAGTATTGTATCTAAATTTGGAACTTTTGAAAACTTTGAAGCCAAAAACGAAACATTATATCGTGATTATATAGCTAATTTGATTGCATCAAAAGAATAG